A genomic segment from Desertifilum tharense IPPAS B-1220 encodes:
- a CDS encoding glycosyltransferase family 39 protein gives MSKALPKSQLLSKVTLEAWLIIAIAFGVLWRIVNVSQRQFWYDEVLSLLLSTGQKIAYKPPPNVPIILADYTKLLSLPAIAGVGDFLKTIADLLRGIVGVEPHPPLFYLSQHIWLYLLGNSEGATRSLGMLLSIAAIASAYGLGRSLLGHRGGLIFAALLAVNPFYLFHSLNLRMYAPLPLWAILSTWALLEISRQPRNRLSGFGWHLILIGSLVAGLMTFYLFLYWFVTLSVLALFLDRQRWWKYYLNLAIAGLITLPWFWWGTRQQLRNADLDRFDVLPGFFATLLKHSQGIVDTLGIQLLLGDWVTSLPPGSATLAGCLILGLLLAVAGHLWRSKQDRNRRSLTVALILGLLTLLLALSVDILTGKFTLGFGLGRSIIFILPGNLLLLTVWLEQNSEKWKPGFLAVILIGYIGISGADFAFRDRTLFTNLNERLIADSNQSTLIILNSRAWGHVLRLAYYIPPQLPVMLLAQPASDLSPALTQVLADSSTIYQRIFWLDSANPIWSPTTSISEKQQLQSLLQSNYQLQHSQFLSGTMRMDGFELYEYRRR, from the coding sequence ATGAGCAAGGCACTTCCTAAAAGTCAACTGCTAAGTAAAGTTACGCTAGAAGCTTGGCTGATAATCGCGATCGCCTTTGGTGTTTTATGGCGAATTGTCAACGTTAGTCAGCGGCAGTTTTGGTACGATGAAGTCCTATCTCTGTTGCTGAGTACAGGTCAAAAAATCGCCTACAAACCTCCACCCAATGTTCCGATTATTTTAGCAGATTATACAAAGCTTTTAAGCCTACCTGCGATCGCTGGGGTAGGGGATTTTTTAAAAACCATTGCCGATCTTTTACGGGGGATTGTAGGCGTTGAGCCTCATCCCCCTTTATTTTATTTAAGTCAGCATATTTGGCTCTATCTTTTGGGCAATAGCGAAGGTGCAACCCGCAGTTTAGGAATGCTACTAAGTATTGCTGCGATCGCCAGCGCCTATGGTTTAGGCAGATCCCTATTAGGACATCGAGGCGGACTCATCTTTGCCGCACTTTTAGCAGTCAACCCTTTTTACTTATTCCACTCTCTAAATCTGCGAATGTATGCGCCTTTACCTTTGTGGGCTATTCTTAGCACTTGGGCGCTTTTAGAAATTAGCCGTCAACCTCGAAATCGTTTATCAGGTTTCGGGTGGCATTTAATCTTAATAGGGTCTTTAGTTGCAGGTTTAATGACCTTTTACCTGTTTCTATACTGGTTTGTCACCTTGTCTGTATTGGCGCTATTTCTCGATCGTCAACGTTGGTGGAAATATTATCTAAATCTGGCGATCGCTGGGTTGATAACGCTACCGTGGTTTTGGTGGGGAACGCGGCAACAATTACGCAATGCAGACTTAGATCGCTTTGATGTTTTACCCGGTTTTTTCGCGACTTTATTAAAGCATTCCCAAGGGATAGTAGATACATTGGGAATTCAACTCCTTTTGGGTGATTGGGTAACGAGTTTACCTCCAGGTAGTGCAACTCTGGCTGGATGTTTAATCTTAGGATTATTGTTAGCAGTGGCGGGTCATTTATGGCGGTCAAAACAGGATAGAAATAGACGTTCTTTGACTGTCGCGCTGATTTTAGGCTTATTAACTTTGTTGTTAGCTTTAAGTGTTGATATATTAACTGGAAAATTTACATTAGGATTTGGATTGGGTCGAAGTATTATTTTTATTCTTCCTGGAAACTTATTATTACTGACAGTCTGGTTAGAACAGAATTCTGAAAAATGGAAACCTGGGTTTCTCGCAGTTATTTTAATTGGCTATATAGGAATTAGCGGTGCTGATTTTGCTTTTCGCGATCGCACTCTGTTTACAAACTTAAATGAACGCTTAATTGCTGACTCCAATCAATCTACTTTGATTATCCTTAATTCCCGTGCTTGGGGTCACGTTTTGCGACTAGCTTACTATATCCCACCTCAACTGCCGGTGATGCTTTTGGCTCAACCCGCTTCAGATTTATCCCCTGCTTTAACCCAAGTTCTGGCAGATAGTTCCACCATCTATCAACGGATCTTTTGGTTAGATAGTGCTAATCCTATTTGGTCTCCCACAACTTCAATATCGGAAAAACAACAGTTGCAGTCACTTCTACAATCCAATTATCAACTGCAACACAGCCAATTTTTGTCAGGGACGATGAGAATGGATGGTTTTGAACTTTATGAATATAGGCGACGTTAG